The region cagatgtcctaggtcctcccaattcttagaccttttatacctgtttttctccttctcttattccatttagtttctcaattcatccaaaaccgtaCCCAGGCCATCATCAaccattctatatgacaaatgtttcttcttacatccccacaatatcaccccttaccacaagacctcccttcagcttaatctctcccactctaggttcccacgccgctCCTAATCCTGCTTGAAGCAGtcctgagaaacattgcccattctctctccataccactcccCAAAAATTTTTgccgccccaacacttcaacactattttgttttatttttcttattaatataagaaggcaggaatgtcaggcctctgagcccaagccaagccattgcatcccctgtgacttgcacctatacgcccagatggcctgaagtaactgaagaatcacaaaagaagtgaatacaccctgccccaccttaactgatgacattccaccacaaaagaagtgtaaatggccggtccttgccttaactgatgacattccaccacaaaagaagtgtaaatggctggtccttgccttaactgatgacattaccttgtgaaagtccttttcctggctcatcctggctcaaaatcTCCCCCACTGAGCCCCTTACAACCCCcgctcctgcccgccagagacaAACTccttttgactgtaattttcctttacctacccaaatcctataaaacggccccacccttatctcccttccctgactcttttcggactcagtccacctgcacccaggtgattaaaagctttattgctcacacaaagcctgtttggtggtctcttcacatggacgcacaTGAAACTaagactgtttttatttttaaatattaaagttaCGTGAACTGAAAGGTATCACAACTTTTACTTTtcccttaaaaatatttgatttaagcacttatttttcttaggcaattaattagagctctttttaatAGACATGACACACATAACACATGTATAGCCACACAGACAACCAGAAGAAGAACCAGTACtggtaagatttttcattttttgctaaTTTCCCTATTGGATTATTGGCCTTCAGGTGAGGCCCTTTAAGAACAGTGCTAGGAATACCGTTTCCAGGGCCTAATAAACAAGCATAGCCGGAAGACAAAGACAGACTTTGAGAGGTACTTATTCACCTCTACTTCCAGGGGTTCCATGAGGAAAACTGAGATTTTTCCCAAAATGGGATTTGTGAGgccttttctgttttcccaagGAGTTCCCAGGTCACCAGAAGTTATTTTAGGGTCTTTTATATATGCACCAAGAGTGGTAAGACAGAGTGGAGAAAAGTAATTTAGTTGACCGAGAAAAAACCTTTTCTAGGAAAACAAGatttatgaagagaaaaacataaaggccttttgAGTATTCTTATAGCTTGGATATTTAATTTTAAGCTGAGCGTTCTTTCTACtaggggtgagggtggaggttagaattatataaatgttatgCCAATTTAAATTAAAGGATTGGGTTATGTGCAGGAATTCCCTGTGATAATGAGAGGGATTTTTTGGGAAACATCCCAGACACTGTTTGATTTGCAACAAATCCGACCCGGAGAAGGGGACGTGAAACGTGAGCGATTCCTTCAAGCCCAGCCACTTCTGGGAGAGGGAGAATGGCAGAGGAGGTTTCACTGGTTGGAGTAGTTTTTGAACcggtggagaaggaggaggggcgGGGCTTAAGGTAGAAGAAAGCCTGAATATAGGGAACCTTTTGCCAGTTGCCATTTCTGGTGATAAAGTCGTCAAGGTTCCTGAGAACTTGAAAGTTAAAGGTGCTGTTTTGGGCCACTGGCTGTCACTATCTAGTTTGTATTGGGGCCAGGACGTTTtgcaatataaaattaaatgcttTGGCTTTAGACTCCCCACTAAGCCAAGTTTGACGAGGTTGTGAAGACAACAGTTCAGTGGGGAGGACGTAGGAATGTGGGGTTGCTGGGCACCCATGCGGACTGGTAAGAGGAAGCCAGGGGTGTCTGTTTGGTTCTAGGCCTTCCCAGACAAAAGACAGAGACCCGGAGTCCTCTTTCTGAGAAGCAACTGGGCGTCCCCAAGATTTCCTCTAGCTGAGTCCCATGGGTCCCCCGAGGACCGGGACAGCAGGCTGGACTTTCTCTGGTACCAGGAGAAAGCCAGAAGGCAGATTTTACACCTCAGCTGAATTAGTGTCCGACATTGGATGTTCCAGCTGGAATCAGCAAAGGGCCTCTCAGACTGGAgctgcaggaggaagagagagagacagagagagagaggagaagggaagagagagcaaTGGTTAGAGAGCAAAATACCAGTTGTGAGCGGTTGGAGGTGGATTCCAAGACCTGAGGGTTTTGAGAGCCCACAGGGGAGGAGCCCCGGCCAGAGTCTCACAGCTCCCTTCAGGTTAGGTTTCCTCCTCATGCAAATTGCTTGAAAAGTGAAGGGAGAGGCTGGGAGAGCTGGGCCTGGCAGCGGGCAGGCCTAAGGCggcgcggcggcggcagcggccgGGTGGCCTGGGACACCCACTAATCTCATGTTTTCCCGGCGTCTCACCTCTGCAGAGGGAGCACTATGTCTGCAGAAGTCCTGGAGGCAGCCTCTGCGGAGgagcagaaggaaaaggaagataaaGTGACTAGTCCAGATAAAGCTGAAGaagcaaaattaaaagcaagataTCCTCATCTGGGACAAAAGCCTGGAGGTTCAGATTTCTTAAGGAAGCGATTGCAGAAAGggcaaaaatattttgattctgGGGATTACAACATGGCTAAAGTAAAAATGAAGAGCAAGCAACTTCCTACTGCAGCTCCGGATAAGACAGAGGTCACGGGTGACCACATTCCTACTCCACAGGACCTTCCTCAACGGAAACCATCCCTTGTTGCTAGCAAGCTGGCTGGCTGATTAAAAGAGCTGAACTGCATGAATCTGCTAATTCCcattatttctctttaatatgTTACTTacctactttttatttcctttcattcacGAAGTCATTTGAGACTGACAGCTTTGCAGGTATCAGTAATGTGTGCTGCTATTGTGGAATATACATATGTAGAGTTTTTGATTAGTTTAACAGTGCACTGGTGAAGAGTACATGTCAGAGCAACACAAGTAAACTACTTGAAAATAATTGTATTACCTAACTCCTAGTGTAGTACTGGTTCTAACAAGTAAcaagcaagttttaaaattttaatgttttgattttcattactTCATCTTAATTATAGCTTTGTATGTTACTCTTTTTAATATACTCTCTATTGTATTGATTTCTTCTGTATTTACCTTTGGATTTTGTAAAACAGAAGTTTAAGACCACAAGTTAGAAGAAAGGTCACCTATTTCAAACACAACTAGATGGGGCTCCGCAAGATTTGTATCTCTGTGCTTGAACTTGAATGGCCTTGAACCTGTTTCAGCTTTAACAGTAGAATTTTACTTGGGCAATATTTGTCCATTCTGGTGTAACTTATGTGACCCTAGTGCTTTAACAGCTGCCGTTGAAGCTAATATTCTTATTCATTTCTGTAGAGTTAGAATACCTTTTGTTGTTGAAGATGTGCATTGATTGTTGAATTCACTTTTGTGccatttttataaatacaataGTTTTGCACAACCTCTCACAAATGTCTATATTTATTTCACATACTTAAAAAGTAGATAATGTGCCAAACAGAAGCACAAGAGTTCCTACATAAAACTCTAAGTCATTATAGCTTTTGTATAATAAAGTAGTTTACAATCTCAGGCTTATAGAATACCAAACTGAAATCTTAGTTCAATCTGTCATAGACTTAAGCTTTTCATTTATTACTAATATCCATGGCATTCAGTGGCCTTGTGCAAATACGATATGTTGCTTAGGAATATCTTTTGTCCAATGCAGAacctttcattttgatttttatgaaAGTTGCaattcatataatttatataaactttttaaatgtagaaacttTTTACTTCCACACTCAACTTTGGAGACACTAGAGTAAAAGGCTTCAATACTCTGTATTCCATGCCACCTGCCACCTGCTTTTTTTTCCACTTGGTTCTTCGATTCAAATGGTATTGGGTTGTTTGTTCTATACGGAAGCATAGGTGTCTATATCCTTACTCTTTTAAATAACACAATAATGATGTTTTCCTTCTAATTTCTCAGTTgttaacctctctctctctctctcttttttcttgagatagggtcttgctctgtcacctgagctctagtgcaatagtgcaatcatagctcactgcaaccttactcctaggctcaagttaaCTATTCTTAATCctttattattactaatattctACAACTGTTTAAATAAAAGGAACTTTATAATGAAACAGTACAGAATAGTGGCTCAAGAACCTATGTCAAGATGAGCTGAattttggtaaattattttaGGAATTATGACAAGCTAACAGAATTGGGCTTGTGACAATGAAAGTAATTTACATGACAGGTAAAATTTACTCATACTAAAAATGTTTAGATATTTGCTTCTATAGATGTCactttaataaaataacaatttagtTTTACTTGTGGCTTATCTAGTTAGTAAGAACTTTAACAGACTTTATTGGGACAAGCTTTCTGCTCCTGTAGGAGCTCCTCTCACAAGTAGTTGTAATGCTGTACCATGATACTCAGGATCAGTAACTTGAGATGTTACTATCTTTCTCTTCATCTTCGACTTGCAGAGAGCCTCCTCTTTTTGGATCCAGGCATCTTTTCTGAATCCTGGTTCCATTAGTATGCCTGTTGTCCTCTGATCCCAAATCATAGTCAATGGTGCCTTGAACATAGCACCTTCAGTTAAAGGCTGCCTAGTGCTCTGAGGAAAGCTAGCTGATTATCTTCCTGCTCTACCCACCCTAAAAGGCAGAAAAGCAACATAGTCACTCCTGTGCTCATTTGTAATTATAAAGATcagataaatacatatatacatacatatatttgtaatGAGAGCAAGTATATACTCATTATAAgatcaatttaaaaagtttaaaatatcccGAAGTAGAATTTCTACATCTAgtcttctgggttttttttcatgaatatttGCAAGTGATTACCCTTAACTTCACACATGAAAGATTAATATGAAAGATCAGAGAGACCATGTTATTCTTGACCATGATAGACTTGCTCCTGTGGTTTGGGACAAGTAACAAAACAACTGCTTGAGTTTTGTTTGTAAAATACACTATTAATATTTGACCTACCTCAAAATGTATTGAGGATCTGTGAAATGCTAAGTgcccaaaataaaatattgctgattgtctttttattaaaagtaaatttcCTCATTAAGCCAACTGGCCTTCTGTAAGTCACAGTGCTTAAATCTCAGGATTTGTCATTAGGAGAGATCTGTCATTAAGGATTTGTAGGTATAATTGCTTAGCCTCCATTATTGGTGATTGGGATAGAGAGGttttagatttttctgtttttcatcctGCCCCAAAGTTCAGTTTATTGAAGACATTTGTAAGCTATTGGATGATCACTTGAATCAAGATTTTGACTAGTGAGCTCAATTGTCCATTTCTTATTATTTCAAAGCTATAGTCTGAGAAATGGCTAATTTTAATAACTGTCCTGTCATAAATTAATGTTGGAATAAACTGAAGTTGGAGATAAATActtcatgaaaatgaactaaagtCTGAAATAAATTACCTGTTTTATGTCCAATAGCTACtacctttgatagaacagttttgaggaACATTTCATTCTTGAAGGCAACATCTGACTTGGTTCTCAGCAAGTTGGAATAGTAAGGATTGTTGGGTTGTTTTGATGAGTGGAAGCAGCATCACTCATCAAACAAAATAACTTGTATGTTTGTAGCATACAAGTTATTTAATAATCTTGTGCTGTTGACCTAAAAATGTGTCTTAACCATTCATCAAGGCAAGCCTGGTGAAGCCTTTACTTGTTACTACTTCAACAGTTGGAATTAGTTGCTCTTTTTATTTGATGAAGCAAAACTATACCTAAGAATATTTATGGACACTTTTTACAAAATCAGGCTTGTGTTCTTAATCCAAATTAGTAAAGTTTTATGGAAGCTGAAATGTAATGCAGTAGTCTCCCCTTATCTGCAAGAGATACAGTCCAAGACccctagtggatgcctgaaacctcagatagtaCTAAACCCTTTTAGACTATGTTTTTTCAATCTGACAACCAAGGCGGCTACTAAGCAACTAATGGGCAGGTTGTATACAACCTGTGTGGATAAGCAGggcaaagggatgattcacatcccaggcaggacagagcaggaggatcatgagatTTCATCACTCCATGgcttgtgatttattttattattttttgagatggagtctcgttctatcacccaggctggagtacagtggtgcgaccttggctcactgcagcctccacctctgcctcctggattcaaacaattctcctgccttggcctcccaggtagctgggaatgcaggcgcctgccaccatgcccagctaatttttgtatttttagtagagacagggtctcaccatgttggccaggctgctctcgagctcatgacctcaggtgatctgccctcctcggcctcccaaggtgctgagattacaggaatgagccaccatgcccagccagcttgtgatttaaaacatgaattgtttatttctggaattttccacccACATAATATGTTTGGACCAAGGTTGCCTCGGGTAACAAactatggaaagtgaaattaCAGACAAAGGGGGTTACTGCTCCTGTGCTCTAAAATTGGTGTTTGGGTGATCAGGAGCAGGTAGCCAATGGGAAGAGCACTTCTGAGTGATAACCAAAGCAGTTTCTTTGGTGGCCTTTTCACATTCTCCAATGTTCAAGcatattttccactttccattttctatttcaccTCATTTTGCCTCATCA is a window of Pongo pygmaeus isolate AG05252 chromosome 4, NHGRI_mPonPyg2-v2.0_pri, whole genome shotgun sequence DNA encoding:
- the LOC129036997 gene encoding cAMP-regulated phosphoprotein 19-like, giving the protein MSAEVLEAASAEEQKEKEDKVTSPDKAEEAKLKARYPHLGQKPGGSDFLRKRLQKGQKYFDSGDYNMAKVKMKSKQLPTAAPDKTEVTGDHIPTPQDLPQRKPSLVASKLAG